The following proteins come from a genomic window of Hydractinia symbiolongicarpus strain clone_291-10 chromosome 2, HSymV2.1, whole genome shotgun sequence:
- the LOC130628154 gene encoding blue-sensitive opsin-like — MSTDLFIICKIILLLCGLCFHVLGIYCLLKHKQNNNNQKVILINLSWIEITLILTTGTSEFFEWYDDHGKREPMSENILYFVLYWFMAAYCMAMVLTAVDRLICVMLHIKYTYHVTSKRLVIVATLMCVSSATLAIPFLLPNQNENHLKKYSQVFPSILSYLYVLLAIFVYVMINYKRKKRRRNLGIQSGRDKNFLLQKQTLIPFCIILSFLLLVVLPQCVYLWILDRLSASAKVNIESVITVIWYTSFIADPVIYVFFNKKMRNIARDLLCCISKRKTRTECAVVKDLAVADAS; from the coding sequence ATGTCGACAGATTTGTTTATCATCTGTAAAatcatattattattatgtggaTTATGTTTTCATGTGTTGGGAATATATTGTTTGTTAAAACATAAacagaacaacaacaaccagaaagttattttgataaatttaagTTGGATTGAAATAACATTAATTCTTACTACTGGAACGAGTGAATTTTTTGAATGGTATGATGATCACGGCAAACGTGAACCAATGAGTGAAAACATACTGTACTTTGTCCTTTACTGGTTCATGGCAGCATACTGTATGGCTATGGTTTTAACAGCAGTCGATCGTTTGATTTGTGTAATGTTACACATCAAGTATACTTACCATGTCACTTCAAAACGTTTAGTTATCGTTGCAACATTAATGTGTGTTTCTAGCGCAACTTTAGCTATACCGTTTCTTCTTCCAAATCAAAACGAAAATCACTTGAAGAAATATTCTCAAGTGTTTCCTTCTATATTGAGCTATCTATACGTGCTGTTGGCTATCTTTGTGTATGTGATGATTAACTATAAACGCAAAAAAAGAAGACGAAATCTTGGCATTCAAAGTGGAAGGGACAAgaattttcttttgcaaaaACAAACATTGATTCCATTCTGTATTATTTTATCCTTTCTTTTACTTGTAGTGCTACCTCAGTGTGTATACCTATGGATACTGGACCGACTCAGTGCTTCTGCTAAAGTGAATATCGAGTCAGTGATTACAGTTATTTGGTACACTAGTTTCATTGCAGATCCtgttatttatgtgttttttaacaagaaaatgAGAAACATTGCAAGAGATCTTTTGTGTTGTATTAGCAAACGGAAAACACGCACCGAATGTGCAGTTGTTAAAGATCTTGCGGTGGCTGATGCAAGCTGa
- the LOC130628698 gene encoding uncharacterized protein LOC130628698 gives MSACSFWMYKDRGNMIVKFLNGGFQRVQRINIKREGDDAMIELQETDYHEERKDNKLVLTMYRGAIQCIAQLAIALLDMEGKQKLFVVDNVKIACAHKYTNKESKFSLHTHNSDKVAAYIKSIISKPLIETNIQLFCCGEVHEKSRSEYLKFSRNYVNENCTSNNDFLKEALLFPPPIVNEEISSFAFRLKSILSEIGHVFVIFTHYNTMDNLRFLNLNTDADDAPEFKHRILLLHPTGNTFVNIRYTESTSASIVQEEFQKGEVDITHLFAINRQFISDSTSRFINVVAAPNFKNIENIDVCANCQLLDQSFFPDNTEVRNFLLFLGLSRQDLDQKSKEQYMNIVGQAMCFMATMETINTVPTIKDDIHEKVSTVLLSSEQLHIFFDESKKKIIVGPLGSGKSLLALSHLKHLYYCCGGKCIIYYVIWSDKTILLKAVEEFVSKFQCNRNITLKVINMIELAKELNLSKLPTVSQLLLLLLRKHGAMPFHFISDEVDGEMFDNQEALSLKQILEREEALQNSLIVLFLQSLEKHRRLVKSGKSKDHDKYKYEETGMRVFHLNKGMRTTKKIFNFLVEFEKRISGIESVIKHPVKGSACITSIKKSAATSSVKKLTRFSVQEVERKLEESKENFEKKPMDIEEIAAISKYPDVSDDIKTLTKVKCNSAQEVGHNIVGTKPILIHLNYENETEEKSIVMLALSLEYYLDRVNIKRLFFHNTVEQMITFRRVLDLIRKKYFVYNKQTEWTIIDHNNEVTNFPKNKGYDLITNLEGSRGTEFCETVCCIDVNDTMLRHKTLEGMSRVTERLIIVSTCNIQSATTNSSTGHIIKDLLPEYLNEVSVECCRNSNENYIETQVNDQKSIGYVNTNSRRYKDLMERIKKIEYEKDESDKPDFAQIIRTSFQPPTIIASCIFTNDNSCTISWNDEGYGYVIEMENERSQWQNVEGMTTHGRCVINNLVVGKTYKFRVAASNNFGESEIILSYPHSVVTFQDIVEIIESNDIEKLKNLLSIHPNIVHMRDKYERTPLMWTVCYTNNTSMVEILISYGSDVWAEDSVKQNSYHYAAMHDRHTILDMLCRHDVTNINGEDYFNNTPLNRAAWYGNISCVDVLLRYENIDVTIKGQYGETAYDYAGELDEQNRKIIRRKIKEYEDGKRK, from the exons ATGTCTGCTTGCAG tttttggatGTATAAAGACAGAGGAAATATGATTGTTAAATTTCTTAATGGAGGCTTCCAAAGGGTGcaaagaattaatataaaacgGGAAGGAGATGATGCAATGATAGAATTGCAAGAAACAGATTACCATGAAGAAAGAAAAGACAATAAACTGGTATTGACGATGTACAGAGGAGCTATCCAATGTATTGCACAGCTTGCCATAGCACTGCTTGATATGGAAGGAAAGCAAAAATTATTTGTAGTTGACA ATGTCAAAATTGCCTGTGCTCACAAGTATaccaacaaagaaagtaaattttCCCTCCATACACATAATAGTGACAAAGTTGCAGCATATATTAAGTCAATTATCAGCAAACCTCTTATCGAAACTAACATTCAGCTCTTCTGTTGTGGAGAAGTACATGAAAAAAGTAGAAGCGAATACTTAAAATTTTCAAGAAATTATGTAAATGAAAACTGCACATCCAACAATGATTTTCTGAAAGAAGCTCTTCTATTTCCACCACCAATTGTAAATGAAGAGATTTCCAGCTTTGCATTTCGACTAAAGTCAATTCTAAGCGAAATTGGTCACGTGTTTGTGATTTTCACACATTACAATACCATGGACAATCTAAgatttttgaatttaaataCTGATGCTGATGATGCTCCAGAATTCAAACATAGAATTTTACTACTTCATCCAACTGGAAATACCTTCGTCAATATAAGATACACTGAATCTACCAGTGCGTCAATCGTTCAAGAAGAATTTCAAAAAGGTGAGGTAGATATCACACATTTGTTTGCAATCAATCGACAATTTATATCAGATAGTACATCCAGATTTATAAATGTCGTAGCTGcaccaaattttaaaaacatagagAACATTGACGTCTGTGCAAATTGTCAATTGTTAGATCAGTCTTTTTTCCCAGACAACACAGAGGTTCGAAATTTCCTTCTTTTTCTTGGATTATCAAGACAGGATCTTGATCAGAAAAGCAAAGAGCAGTATATGAACATTGTAGGTCAAGCAATGTGTTTCATGGCTACCATGGAGACTATAAACACTGTTCCAACAATCAAAGATGACATTCATGAGAAAGTAAGTACTGTCCTGTTGTCGTCAGAacaattacatattttttttgacgaatctaaaaagaaaattattgttGGACCATTGGGAAGTGGTAAATCGCTTCTTGCTTTATCTCATCTAAAACATCTTTACTATTGTTGTGGAGGAAAATGTATAATATATTATGTTATATGGAGTGACAAAACAATACTGCTGAAAGCTGTCGAAGAATTCGTCTCAAAATTTCAATGCAACAGAAATATCACTTTGAAAGTAATAAATATGATTGAATTGGCAAAAGAGCTCAATCTCTCTAAACTTCCAACAGTATCACAATTATTACTGTTGCTGCTAAGAAAACATGGTGCCATGCCTTTTCATTTTATAAGTGACGAAGTAGATGGTGAGATGTTTGACAATCAAGAAGCTTTATCGTTAAAGCAGATTTTAGAAAGGGAAGAAGCTTTACAAAATTCTCTGATCGTGCTGTTTCTGCAGTCTTTGGAAAAGCACAGGAGATTGGTTAAATCTGGAAAATCAAAAGACCATGATAAATACAAATACGAAGAAACTGGTATGCGTGTGTTTCATCTCAATAAAGGAATGCGAACAacgaagaaaatttttaactttttagtaGAATTTGAGAAGCGAATTTCCGGAATTGAATCAGTTATCAAACACCCTGTTAAAGGCAGTGCTTGTATAACATCAATCAAGAAATCTGCAGCGACAAGTTCTGTCAAAAAATTAACTCGTTTTAGTGTCCAAGAAGTCGAACGAAAACTTGAAGAAAGTAAagagaattttgaaaaaaagccaATGGATATAGAGGAAATTGCAGCTATCTCCAAATACCCAGATGTCTCTGATGATATCAAAACCTTGACCAAAGTGAAATGCAACTCTGCGCAAGAAGTTGGACATAACATTGTAGGTACAAAGCCCATACTGATACATCTTAATTATGAAAatgaaacagaagaaaaaagtatTGTCATGTTAGCTCTCTCGTTGGAATACTACCTAGATCGTGTTAATATTAAACGTTTGTTTTTTCATAACACTGTGGAACAAATGATCACGTTTCGAAGGGTTCTGGatttaattagaaaaaaatattttgtttataacaaACAAACTGAATGGACCATCATCGACCACAACAACGAAGTTAccaattttccaaaaaacaaaGGTTATGATCTAATAACTAATCTAGAAGGTAGTAGAGGAACAGAATTTTGTGAAACCGTATGCTGTATTGACGTAAATGACACTATGTTGCGACACAAGACGTTAGAAGGAATGTCCAGAGTAACTGAACGCCTGATAATTGTTTCCACATGTAACATACAGTCTGCTACTACAAATTCATCAACTGGACATATCATTAAAGATCTGTTACCAGAGTACCTGAATGAAGTTTCTGTTGAATGTTGCAGGAATTCGAACGAAAATTACATTGAAACGCAAGTTAATGACCAAAAATCAATAGGTTATGTGAACACAAATTCGCGCAGATATAAAGACCTCATGGAACGGATAAAGAAAATCGAATATGAAAAAGATGAGTCGGACAAGCCTGATTTTGCTCAAATCATACGTACAAG CTTTCAACCACCAACAATTATCGCGAGCTGCATTTTTACAAACGACAATTCATGCACAATTAGTTGGAATGATGAAGGATATGGTTACGTAATTGAAATGGAAAACGAAAGATCACAATGGCAGAACGTAGAAGGTATGACCACACATGGTAGATGTGTTATCAATAATTTAGTTGTTGGAAAGACATACAAATTTCGTGTTGCAGCCAGTAATAACTTTGGTGAATCAGAAATTATATTATCCTATCCACATTCCGTTGTTACTTTTCAAG atatcgTGGAAATTATTGAATCTAACGATATCGAGAAACTGAAAAATTTACTATCCATTCATCCAAACATCGTTCACATGAGAGATAAATATGAACGCACACCATTGATGTGGACAGTATGTTACACCAACAATACATCAATGGTGGAAATACTCATCTCATATGGGAGTGATGTTTGGGCGGAAGATAGTGTGAAACAAAACAGTTATCATTACGCTGCAATGCATGATCGTCACACAATATTAGATATGTTATGTCGACATGATGTAACAAACATCAACGGTGAAGATTATTTCAACAACACACCATTAAATCGTGCTGCATGGTATGGTAACATCTcatgtgttgatgttttgttACGTTATGAAAATATTGATGTGACGATCAAAGGTCAATATGGAGAAACAGCTTATGATTATGCTGGAGAATTGGATGAACAAAACCGGAAAATAATAAgacgaaaaataaaagaatacgaa gatggaaaaagaaaataa